A window from Candidatus Thiodiazotropha endoloripes encodes these proteins:
- a CDS encoding DUF1330 domain-containing protein, translating into MSYYSVLDVTPTREDWIPDYIEPANRLVAQHGGKYLARTTSHNQLEGELKEAALRIIIEWPSRQAAEAFMADPLYQPHLQTRAAGSVSHHYLVEGKDDLG; encoded by the coding sequence ATGTCATATTATTCAGTTTTGGATGTAACACCGACCCGTGAGGATTGGATTCCAGACTACATCGAGCCAGCCAACAGGCTGGTCGCTCAACATGGTGGAAAGTATCTGGCGCGTACCACCAGCCACAATCAGCTTGAAGGTGAACTGAAAGAGGCAGCATTGCGCATCATCATAGAGTGGCCATCCAGACAGGCTGCCGAGGCGTTCATGGCAGACCCCCTATATCAGCCTCATTTGCAGACGAGGGCGGCCGGGTCGGTCAGTCATCACTATCTGGTTGAAGGTAAGGACGATCTGGGTTGA
- a CDS encoding LLM class oxidoreductase translates to MNAAIEETAFETINPGYNTTFQPGRLSLGLVAPLEQYSSGPVASMTRHMERVELAEALGFSAVWLRDVPFNVPSFGDAGQLFDPFVYLGMLAAKTERIALGVASIVLPLRHPAHIAKAAASVDQLSGGRLILGVASGDRPEEYPALNLSFEGRGERFRQSFDYIRRMWEERAAFQSDYGNPHGGMDMLPKPAFGKLPMLITGGSQQDPDWIARHGEGWITYPRTVSAQARLVSDWRANVKAVGGLAKPAVQSLYIDLTENPETEPQPIHLGFRLGADHLRNYLKSLEQIGINHVALNLRFNQRDIETTLKQLSAEILPEFQN, encoded by the coding sequence ATGAATGCAGCTATTGAAGAGACAGCCTTTGAAACGATCAATCCAGGCTACAACACGACATTTCAACCGGGTCGCTTGAGCCTCGGACTGGTGGCGCCCCTGGAACAGTACAGCTCGGGGCCTGTTGCCTCGATGACGCGCCATATGGAACGGGTCGAGTTGGCAGAAGCGTTGGGCTTCTCTGCGGTCTGGCTGAGGGATGTACCGTTCAATGTCCCATCCTTCGGTGATGCCGGACAGCTGTTCGATCCGTTTGTCTATCTGGGGATGCTGGCCGCGAAAACCGAACGTATCGCTCTGGGTGTTGCCAGCATCGTACTACCCTTGCGTCATCCGGCACACATTGCCAAGGCGGCAGCCAGTGTCGACCAGTTATCCGGCGGACGGCTGATCCTTGGTGTGGCCTCGGGTGACCGGCCGGAAGAGTATCCGGCGCTCAATCTCAGTTTTGAAGGTCGTGGTGAGCGCTTTCGCCAGAGTTTTGACTACATTCGTCGTATGTGGGAGGAGCGAGCGGCATTTCAGAGTGATTATGGCAATCCCCATGGTGGTATGGATATGTTGCCGAAACCTGCCTTTGGCAAGCTGCCGATGCTGATCACCGGTGGCAGTCAACAGGATCCGGATTGGATCGCCAGGCATGGAGAGGGATGGATTACCTATCCCCGCACTGTATCTGCACAGGCACGACTGGTCAGTGACTGGCGCGCCAATGTTAAAGCTGTGGGTGGGCTTGCCAAGCCTGCAGTGCAATCCCTCTATATCGACTTGACTGAGAACCCGGAGACAGAACCGCAACCGATCCATCTGGGATTCAGGTTGGGTGCTGATCATCTTCGCAACTATTTGAAGTCACTGGAACAGATAGGCATCAACCATGTGGCGCTCAATCTGCGATTCAATCAGCGGGATATCGAGACTACACTGAAACAGCTGTCAGCAGAGATCCTGCCTGAATTTCAGAACTAA
- a CDS encoding SDR family NAD(P)-dependent oxidoreductase, translating into MQKTIMITGATDGIGLAAAKKLVGMGHHLLLHGRNPTKLSVVEKELSSLADSVPVESYVADLSVLSEVQQLIDQVAERHQHIDVLINNAGIFKTSEPLTTEGLDVRFVVNTIAPYLLTKKALPLMGPSGRVINLSSAAQSPVDLQALMGRQRIDNDFEAYAQSKLAITAWSRSLAEIHKPQGPKIISVNPGSMLGSKMVKQAFGVAGKDINIGADILIRAALSEEFESANGRYFDNDSGSFASPHADALNPKISDSIIESIESVLDEYSN; encoded by the coding sequence ATGCAGAAAACCATCATGATCACCGGGGCTACAGATGGTATTGGTCTGGCTGCCGCAAAAAAACTGGTTGGTATGGGGCATCATCTATTACTGCATGGACGCAATCCCACAAAGCTCTCTGTGGTTGAAAAAGAGCTTTCGAGCCTGGCTGACAGTGTACCTGTGGAAAGTTATGTTGCCGACCTCTCCGTGCTCAGTGAGGTGCAACAGCTGATCGATCAGGTGGCGGAACGGCATCAACATATCGATGTGTTGATCAACAATGCGGGCATCTTCAAAACATCCGAACCGCTTACCACAGAGGGTCTGGATGTGCGTTTTGTGGTCAACACCATTGCCCCCTATCTGCTGACAAAAAAAGCGCTGCCCTTGATGGGGCCGAGTGGTCGGGTCATCAATCTATCCTCTGCTGCCCAGTCGCCGGTGGATCTGCAGGCACTGATGGGACGCCAGCGAATCGATAACGATTTTGAAGCCTATGCACAAAGCAAACTGGCGATCACTGCCTGGTCCCGCAGCCTGGCGGAGATTCATAAGCCGCAGGGTCCGAAAATCATCTCAGTCAATCCGGGTTCGATGCTCGGCAGCAAGATGGTCAAGCAGGCATTCGGCGTGGCCGGCAAGGACATCAACATCGGTGCGGATATTCTCATACGGGCAGCGCTGTCGGAAGAATTTGAGTCGGCCAACGGTCGATATTTCGATAACGACTCCGGAAGCTTTGCCTCACCTCATGCCGATGCGCTCAACCCAAAGATCTCCGACTCAATCATTGAATCGATTGAGTCGGTACTGGATGAATATTCGAATTAG
- a CDS encoding aminoacyl-tRNA deacylase, producing the protein MAIAISLQQFLQNHALDYEIIDHRRTSSTLHSAEAAHIPGDRMAKSVLLGDDESYMLAVIPATHHIDFDDLTQLTGRNLFLISEEELQQAFADCETGAVPPVGDPYGIETLVDVALLQQPDLYFESGDHGKLLHLSTDSFRELEENAIMGEFSYHI; encoded by the coding sequence ATGGCAATTGCGATTTCACTCCAGCAGTTTTTGCAGAATCACGCATTAGATTACGAGATCATCGATCACAGACGCACCAGTTCCACGCTGCACAGTGCGGAAGCTGCGCACATTCCCGGAGACAGGATGGCCAAGTCGGTACTATTGGGAGATGACGAGAGCTACATGTTAGCGGTTATTCCGGCAACCCATCACATCGATTTCGATGATCTGACCCAACTTACCGGACGCAATCTCTTTCTGATATCAGAAGAAGAGCTACAGCAGGCCTTTGCCGATTGTGAGACGGGTGCAGTGCCACCGGTTGGCGATCCCTATGGGATTGAGACCCTGGTGGATGTGGCCCTGTTACAACAACCTGATCTCTATTTCGAGAGTGGTGATCACGGCAAGTTGCTGCATCTCAGTACAGATTCCTTCCGGGAATTGGAAGAGAATGCGATTATGGGAGAGTTCAGTTACCACATATAA